One genomic window of Georgenia soli includes the following:
- a CDS encoding sensor histidine kinase, producing the protein MRIARWGLAARLLAAIVVVVLAGSATAWAVASAIGPAVFHLHIEQSGTSDPGVVRHSEEAFATASAYSLGLALAAALATSVLVSIFLTRRIAHSLDPVRQAAAKVAGGDYSARVPEVGMGNRVRRPGTFVQHHGRRPGPHRADPHPHTRRPRHEMRTPVATLDGYLEGIQDGVVPVDEETLAMLRDQVSRLARLAQDISLVTTAEEGRLTMHRQQVRVGALLDAAQAQAAARYAVRGIDLDVTASTLVRETVVSADVDRMGQVLTNLLDNALRHTAAGGLVGIHASREGGTVRIEVTDDGEGIAAEHLPHLFERFYRADTARDRAHGGSGIGLAVTRSIVRSHGGEVTATSAGKGQGAAFTVELPAADVA; encoded by the coding sequence GTGAGGATCGCCCGGTGGGGCCTGGCGGCCCGGCTCCTCGCCGCGATCGTCGTGGTCGTCCTGGCGGGGTCGGCGACCGCCTGGGCGGTCGCCTCCGCGATCGGCCCGGCGGTCTTCCACCTCCACATCGAACAGTCCGGTACCTCCGACCCGGGCGTGGTGCGCCACTCCGAGGAGGCGTTCGCCACCGCCTCGGCCTACTCCCTCGGCCTGGCCCTGGCCGCAGCCCTGGCCACCTCCGTGCTGGTCAGCATCTTTCTCACACGGCGGATCGCACACTCGCTGGACCCGGTGCGCCAGGCCGCCGCGAAGGTTGCGGGCGGTGACTACTCCGCCCGCGTGCCCGAGGTCGGGATGGGAAACCGAGTTCGACGACCTGGCACGTTCGTTCAACACCATGGCCGAAGACCTGGGCCGCATCGAGCAGACCCGCACCCGCATACTCGGCGACCTCGCCACGAGATGCGCACCCCCGTGGCGACCCTCGACGGCTACCTCGAGGGCATCCAGGACGGCGTCGTACCGGTCGACGAGGAGACCCTCGCGATGCTGCGCGACCAGGTCTCCCGCCTGGCCCGCCTGGCCCAGGACATCTCCCTCGTCACCACCGCCGAGGAGGGCAGGCTCACGATGCACCGGCAACAGGTGCGTGTCGGTGCCCTCCTGGACGCCGCGCAGGCCCAGGCCGCCGCGCGGTACGCCGTCCGCGGGATCGACCTCGACGTCACCGCGTCGACATTGGTGCGCGAGACGGTGGTCTCGGCGGACGTGGACCGGATGGGCCAGGTGCTGACCAACCTCCTCGACAACGCCCTGCGGCACACCGCCGCGGGCGGACTCGTCGGCATCCACGCCAGCCGGGAAGGCGGGACCGTGCGGATCGAGGTCACCGACGACGGCGAGGGCATCGCCGCCGAGCACCTGCCGCACCTCTTCGAGCGGTTCTACCGGGCCGACACCGCTCGGGACCGCGCGCACGGCGGCTCGGGGATCGGCCTGGCGGTCACCCGGTCGATCGTGCGCTCCCACGGCGGGGAGGTCACCGCCACCAGCGCCGGAAAGGGTCAGGGAGCGGCGTTCACCGTCGAGCTCCCTGCGGCAGACGTGGCGTAG
- a CDS encoding DUF305 domain-containing protein: MMIVHHEGAIEMSDLAVEKADSEEVRALAEDISAAQGPEIEQMTSWLEAWGEETMPMDHGGMDHGGMDHGGMDMDGMSQEEAMGHLEDQSGPDFDRRFLELMIAHHEGAVTMAEDELADGENPQALELAQKIIDDQQAEIAQMEQMLQNL, encoded by the coding sequence ATGATGATCGTCCATCACGAGGGCGCCATCGAGATGAGCGACCTCGCCGTGGAGAAGGCCGACTCGGAAGAGGTGCGCGCCTTGGCCGAGGACATCTCCGCCGCGCAGGGCCCGGAGATCGAGCAGATGACCTCCTGGCTGGAGGCCTGGGGCGAGGAGACCATGCCGATGGACCACGGCGGCATGGACCACGGCGGCATGGACCACGGCGGCATGGACATGGACGGGATGAGCCAGGAGGAGGCCATGGGCCACCTCGAGGACCAGTCCGGTCCCGACTTCGACCGCCGGTTCCTCGAGCTGATGATCGCCCACCACGAGGGCGCGGTGACCATGGCCGAGGACGAACTCGCCGACGGGGAGAACCCCCAGGCGCTCGAGCTGGCGCAGAAGATCATCGACGACCAGCAGGCCGAGATCGCCCAGATGGAGCAGATGCTGCAGAACCTGTGA
- a CDS encoding F510_1955 family glycosylhydrolase, whose protein sequence is MLADRHHARRTAAAAAANDPGTAFGHVHGLGVNPAEDTVYVATHHGLYSLDGAGERVGTSRADLMGFTVVGEDTFLASGHPAPDEAGPSNLGLIRSTDAGQTWEEVSLGGQSDFHGLTATGDRVYGLDSGTGTVMRSDDGGETWQQGASLPARDLDVDPADPDRVVATTAEGLVVSTDGGVTFAPAELQPPRPLVVVDHLPADEGGPTPLVGLDTAGVLWRFPGAAWSSAGPENGEPHAFTAVDEDTYLAAFGTDIARTDDGGSTWLVVSGSAR, encoded by the coding sequence GTGCTCGCAGACCGGCACCACGCCCGACGGACAGCCGCCGCGGCCGCGGCGAACGACCCGGGCACGGCGTTCGGTCACGTCCACGGTTTGGGTGTGAACCCGGCCGAGGACACCGTCTACGTCGCCACCCATCACGGCCTCTACTCCCTCGACGGTGCCGGCGAGCGGGTCGGCACCTCCCGTGCCGATCTGATGGGGTTCACCGTCGTCGGGGAGGACACCTTCCTGGCGAGCGGACACCCGGCTCCTGACGAGGCTGGGCCGAGCAACCTCGGCCTGATCCGCAGCACCGACGCCGGGCAGACCTGGGAAGAGGTGTCCCTAGGCGGGCAGAGCGACTTCCACGGGCTGACCGCGACCGGGGACCGGGTCTACGGCCTGGACTCGGGCACCGGGACGGTGATGCGCAGCGACGACGGCGGCGAGACGTGGCAGCAGGGCGCGAGCCTGCCCGCCCGGGACCTCGACGTCGACCCGGCCGACCCGGACCGGGTGGTGGCCACCACCGCCGAGGGGCTCGTGGTCAGCACGGACGGTGGCGTCACCTTCGCCCCGGCCGAGCTCCAGCCGCCCCGCCCGCTCGTCGTCGTAGACCACCTCCCCGCCGACGAGGGCGGCCCGACACCCCTGGTCGGCCTCGACACCGCCGGGGTGCTGTGGCGCTTCCCGGGGGCGGCGTGGAGCTCAGCCGGCCCGGAGAACGGCGAACCGCATGCGTTCACCGCGGTGGACGAGGACACCTACCTGGCCGCGTTCGGCACCGACATCGCCCGCACCGACGACGGCGGAAGCACCTGGCTGGTCGTCTCCGGGTCCGCCCGCTGA
- a CDS encoding peroxiredoxin family protein has product MTSTATKARRQRGAVLAQLAEERRTADAKARRIRIAWLLGLLLAVVVVTAGLLSARPEAGEQDHLAPDFTLPTTAGDEVTLSDLRGGPVVIYFNEGAGCASCTVQMAEIEKEPGFAEAGITVLPIVMNTAEQIQPDLTRYGVTTPYLIDDGMVSEAYGVLGTGMHAGLPGHGFVLIDADGVQRWQGEYPSMWLEPAKLLQEVTSRL; this is encoded by the coding sequence ATGACCAGCACCGCCACCAAGGCACGCCGGCAGAGAGGGGCCGTCCTGGCCCAGCTCGCCGAGGAGCGCCGCACCGCCGACGCTAAGGCCCGCCGCATCAGGATCGCCTGGCTGCTCGGTCTGCTGCTCGCCGTCGTCGTCGTCACCGCCGGGCTCCTCTCCGCGCGCCCGGAGGCGGGCGAGCAGGACCACCTCGCGCCGGACTTCACGCTGCCCACCACGGCGGGGGATGAGGTGACCCTGTCCGACCTGCGTGGCGGCCCCGTGGTGATCTACTTCAACGAGGGCGCCGGGTGCGCCTCGTGCACGGTGCAGATGGCCGAGATCGAGAAGGAGCCAGGGTTCGCCGAGGCGGGCATCACCGTCCTGCCGATCGTGATGAACACGGCCGAACAGATCCAGCCCGACCTGACCCGCTACGGCGTCACTACCCCCTACCTGATCGACGACGGCATGGTCTCCGAGGCCTACGGGGTCCTCGGGACCGGCATGCACGCGGGCCTGCCCGGGCACGGGTTCGTCCTGATCGACGCCGACGGTGTCCAGCGCTGGCAGGGCGAGTACCCCTCCATGTGGCTCGAGCCGGCCAAGCTCCTGCAGGAGGTCACCTCCCGGCTGTGA
- a CDS encoding cytochrome c biogenesis CcdA family protein translates to MGSELLAGGSVLAAFFAGGVALFAPCCIVFLAPSYLAGAVKNRRWRLLPLTFVFTAGLALVLVPITVGVSLVAGAIAKYHAPLYVTGGLLMLVLAGLSLSGRMWSLPSFLRAPDTARGDTASFFALGVFSGVASSCCAPVLAGVMTLSALSGSVAGGAVLGLAYVFGMVFPLFVMGLLWDTLRLDQRRPFRARLVRLRLAGRTLVTNTVNLAVAVAFAVMGIFVMALAGSPDMTGGTAAQEAVGTWLAEVFAGVQNWLAPVPEPVLGAGLLGLAAIFVVAALRDRRTPSTQAAHEDGPGGAEQSCHDTHEPERLHR, encoded by the coding sequence ATGGGCAGCGAGCTCCTGGCCGGCGGCTCCGTCCTGGCGGCCTTCTTCGCCGGCGGGGTGGCCCTGTTCGCCCCGTGCTGCATCGTCTTCCTCGCCCCGAGCTACCTCGCCGGTGCGGTGAAGAACCGGCGGTGGCGGCTGCTGCCGTTGACGTTCGTCTTCACCGCCGGCCTGGCCCTGGTGCTGGTCCCGATCACCGTCGGGGTGAGCCTGGTGGCCGGGGCGATCGCGAAGTACCACGCCCCGCTGTACGTCACCGGCGGCCTGCTGATGCTCGTCCTGGCGGGGCTGTCGCTGTCGGGCCGGATGTGGTCGCTGCCGAGCTTCCTGCGGGCACCGGACACCGCCCGGGGCGACACCGCCAGCTTCTTCGCACTGGGGGTCTTCTCCGGCGTCGCCTCCAGCTGCTGCGCCCCCGTCCTCGCCGGCGTGATGACGCTGTCCGCCCTCTCCGGGTCCGTGGCCGGAGGTGCGGTGCTCGGGCTGGCGTACGTCTTCGGGATGGTGTTCCCACTGTTCGTCATGGGGCTGCTGTGGGACACCCTCCGGCTGGACCAGCGCCGACCCTTCCGTGCCCGGCTGGTCAGGCTGCGGCTCGCCGGGCGGACGCTGGTGACCAACACCGTCAACCTCGCTGTCGCGGTCGCGTTCGCCGTCATGGGGATCTTCGTCATGGCTCTGGCCGGCAGCCCGGACATGACCGGCGGCACGGCCGCCCAGGAGGCGGTCGGCACGTGGCTCGCCGAGGTCTTCGCGGGCGTGCAGAACTGGCTTGCCCCGGTGCCCGAGCCGGTCCTCGGCGCCGGCCTGCTCGGCCTGGCCGCGATCTTCGTCGTCGCGGCGCTGCGTGACCGGCGCACCCCGTCGACCCAAGCCGCCCACGAGGACGGTCCCGGCGGCGCCGAACAGTCCTGCCACGACACCCACGAACCAGAAAGGCTCCACCGATGA
- a CDS encoding glutaredoxin: MSSATSVEGVDVDVDKGKIPVVVVTAPACHFCEDAERVLAQRVDTLGLEVRIVELESEEGIQLVAEHRPALSPLVLVDGAFFSSGRLPRRKLEKLVAARRTATSPAAAAGGR; encoded by the coding sequence GTGAGCAGCGCTACTTCGGTGGAAGGGGTCGACGTGGACGTCGACAAAGGGAAGATTCCGGTTGTCGTGGTGACCGCGCCGGCGTGCCACTTCTGCGAGGACGCGGAGCGGGTACTGGCCCAGCGGGTGGACACCCTCGGTCTTGAGGTGCGGATCGTCGAGCTGGAGTCGGAGGAGGGCATCCAGCTGGTGGCCGAGCACCGGCCGGCGTTGAGCCCGCTGGTGCTGGTCGACGGGGCGTTCTTCAGCTCCGGCCGCCTGCCCCGGCGCAAGCTCGAGAAGCTCGTCGCCGCCCGGCGGACCGCCACGTCGCCCGCTGCGGCTGCCGGGGGCCGGTGA
- a CDS encoding heavy metal translocating P-type ATPase produces the protein MNGSEHRHEHVPGAGHPAGPDDSAESSPPVHDRHGGHDAGQMAHEGHAMTTTVDGEHSAHEHASHAAHAGHGGHGDHVGMFRRLFWINLLLAVPTVLLSGMFADLLGYSLPQAPGLALVSPVLGTVIYLWGGRPFLTGAVSEVRARKPGMMLLIGMAITVAFVASWGATLGVLSPELDFWWELALLVVIMLLGHWLEMRSLAKTSSALDELAALLPDEAEKVDGDRVVTVAPADLRLGDVVIVRPGGRIAADGTVVDGAADVDESMITGESRPVRRESGAHVVAGTVATDNALRVRVDAVGDDTALAGIQRLVAEAQSSTTRAQLLADRAAGWLFWFALVAAIITIAIWSIVGSPDFAIIRAITVLVIACPHALGLAIPLVVSISTERAGRAGVLVKDRGALERMRTVDAVLFDKTGTLTKGEPALHDIETTSLDRDELLALAAAAEADSEHPLARAITAAADERGLSVPRASDFSASTAVGVTATVDGRKVAVGGPNLLAEHGLAPLPQTAAWSERGAIVLHVLVDGQVAGALALEDEVRQESREAVEALHALGVHVVMITGDAEPVARAVAAELGIDQVFAGVRPENKSEKVFELQRQGRTVAMVGDGVNDAPALAQADVGIAIGAGTDVAIASAGVILASDDPRSVLSVIQLSRSGYRKMKQNLWWAAGYNIAAVPLAAGVLAPVGFVLPMEIGALLMSASTIVVAANAQLLRRLDLSPEASTAAAHGAPQVPGRQAARQPQPEMASR, from the coding sequence ATGAACGGCTCAGAGCACCGACACGAACATGTACCCGGAGCGGGCCACCCCGCCGGACCGGATGACTCTGCCGAGAGCTCACCACCGGTGCACGACCGCCATGGTGGTCACGACGCCGGGCAGATGGCCCACGAAGGCCATGCCATGACGACCACGGTCGACGGTGAGCACTCAGCCCACGAGCACGCCAGCCACGCCGCGCACGCGGGACACGGCGGGCACGGCGACCACGTCGGGATGTTCCGGCGGCTGTTCTGGATCAACCTCCTCCTCGCGGTCCCGACAGTGCTGCTCAGCGGGATGTTCGCAGACCTGCTCGGCTACTCCTTGCCCCAGGCGCCGGGACTCGCACTCGTCTCGCCGGTCCTGGGCACGGTCATCTACCTCTGGGGCGGTCGGCCGTTCCTGACCGGCGCCGTCTCCGAGGTCCGGGCGCGCAAGCCCGGGATGATGCTGCTGATCGGCATGGCGATCACGGTCGCCTTCGTCGCCTCCTGGGGCGCCACGCTCGGTGTGCTGTCCCCCGAGCTGGATTTCTGGTGGGAGCTCGCGCTCCTGGTCGTGATCATGCTGCTCGGTCACTGGCTCGAGATGCGCTCCCTGGCCAAGACATCCTCGGCGCTGGACGAGCTCGCCGCGCTCCTGCCGGACGAGGCGGAGAAGGTCGACGGCGATCGTGTCGTCACGGTCGCCCCGGCCGACCTCCGGCTCGGCGATGTCGTCATCGTTCGCCCCGGCGGGCGGATCGCGGCCGACGGCACGGTCGTCGACGGCGCCGCTGACGTCGATGAGTCGATGATCACCGGCGAGTCCCGGCCCGTGCGACGGGAGAGCGGCGCCCACGTCGTCGCAGGCACCGTCGCCACGGACAACGCCCTGCGTGTGCGGGTCGACGCCGTCGGGGACGACACCGCTCTCGCGGGCATCCAGCGGCTGGTCGCCGAGGCCCAGTCCTCCACCACCCGCGCCCAGCTTCTTGCCGACCGGGCCGCGGGATGGCTGTTCTGGTTCGCCCTGGTCGCGGCGATCATCACCATCGCCATCTGGTCGATCGTCGGCAGCCCCGACTTCGCGATCATCCGCGCGATCACCGTCCTGGTCATCGCCTGCCCCCACGCTCTCGGCCTCGCGATTCCGCTCGTGGTGTCGATCTCCACCGAGCGCGCCGGCCGGGCCGGAGTCCTGGTGAAGGACCGAGGTGCACTGGAGCGCATGCGCACGGTCGACGCCGTCCTCTTCGACAAGACTGGCACCCTCACCAAGGGCGAACCGGCGCTGCACGACATCGAGACCACGAGCCTGGACCGGGACGAGCTGCTCGCCCTGGCCGCCGCGGCCGAGGCCGACAGCGAGCACCCGCTCGCCCGCGCCATCACCGCCGCGGCGGACGAACGCGGACTGAGCGTGCCCCGCGCGAGCGACTTCTCCGCCTCGACCGCCGTCGGGGTCACCGCCACCGTGGACGGACGGAAGGTCGCCGTCGGCGGCCCGAACCTGCTCGCCGAGCACGGCCTGGCCCCGCTGCCCCAGACGGCGGCATGGTCAGAGCGGGGTGCGATCGTGCTGCACGTCCTCGTCGACGGGCAGGTCGCCGGGGCGCTGGCCCTGGAGGACGAGGTGCGTCAGGAGTCCCGCGAGGCCGTCGAGGCCCTGCACGCGCTGGGCGTCCACGTCGTGATGATCACCGGTGACGCCGAACCGGTCGCCCGCGCCGTCGCGGCCGAGCTCGGCATAGACCAGGTCTTCGCAGGTGTGCGCCCGGAGAACAAGAGCGAGAAGGTCTTCGAGCTCCAGCGCCAGGGCCGCACAGTCGCCATGGTCGGCGACGGCGTCAACGACGCCCCCGCCCTCGCGCAGGCTGACGTCGGCATCGCCATCGGTGCCGGCACGGACGTCGCCATCGCCTCGGCCGGCGTCATCCTCGCCTCCGACGACCCCCGCTCCGTGCTGTCCGTCATCCAGCTCTCCCGGTCCGGGTACCGGAAGATGAAGCAGAACCTGTGGTGGGCCGCCGGGTACAACATCGCCGCCGTCCCGCTCGCCGCGGGCGTCCTCGCCCCCGTCGGGTTCGTCCTGCCCATGGAGATCGGCGCACTGCTCATGTCGGCCTCGACCATCGTCGTCGCCGCCAACGCCCAGCTCCTGCGCCGGCTCGACCTCAGTCCCGAGGCCTCCACCGCCGCCGCCCACGGCGCGCCGCAAGTCCCCGGCCGCCAGGCCGCACGCCAGCCGCAGCCCGAGATGGCAAGCCGCTGA
- a CDS encoding relaxase/mobilization nuclease domain-containing protein, whose product MIPHIVRGDRMAGLMVYLAGPGRRNEHTEPHLVAGDPALMAWHDDDELDRDAALAIAKYLDRPRKALGVDVTMGVYERQVTGRDDAGKRIFKNVKVGEKQAHVWHCSLSLRPEEGRLTDEQWGAIAGEFIKRMGFDDHEGTKAPCRWVAVHHGLSSKGNDHIHLAVNLVREDGTKASTHNDYNRVQQVARDLEREFDLLPLVPNEYETARAHTRAAWEHARRTDGRVPWDELTGELQDAEVSKQFATDQAWQRALTGRDRHGPADTAERAYDPAEQEAQARGRARAKHERNRRHGRGEVPWEQLPAAEKHARISAELRADEPRRALARTVRGCSTAAADEAEFVRRMRRAGLLVRPRFADGRTDVVTGYSVATRPEAGERAIWYGGGHLARDLTLPRLRQAWPDTPAAATAAAGEWTAAKRNRRPVAPGRESAEVDPRLWELYATEVDVLRERLRSVPIHDRDTWAQVARDTAGAFAAWSNRVEAVPGPLAATADALAKSAQLRRQSVHPKASGKASVGGVAMLLASATMAGQGAIAQAAMLRQLVMLAQAVYAMHRASAEHHRAAHIRHVAERRLREVADRLPPVPAAPAHDDRAAEAARVAATGQVRARPIGSPVPNRIDPARRHQLAGHDKDRGPER is encoded by the coding sequence GTGATCCCGCACATCGTCCGGGGCGACCGGATGGCCGGCCTGATGGTCTACCTGGCGGGTCCGGGACGGCGTAACGAGCACACCGAGCCGCACCTGGTCGCCGGTGATCCGGCGCTGATGGCGTGGCACGACGACGACGAGCTCGACCGCGACGCCGCACTGGCGATCGCGAAGTACCTCGACCGCCCGCGCAAGGCGCTCGGGGTTGACGTGACGATGGGCGTCTACGAGCGCCAGGTCACCGGCCGCGACGACGCCGGCAAGCGGATCTTCAAGAACGTCAAGGTCGGCGAGAAGCAGGCCCACGTGTGGCACTGCTCGCTGTCACTGCGGCCCGAGGAAGGCCGGCTCACCGACGAGCAGTGGGGTGCCATCGCAGGCGAGTTCATCAAGCGCATGGGGTTCGACGACCACGAGGGCACGAAGGCCCCGTGCCGGTGGGTCGCGGTGCACCACGGACTCTCGTCGAAGGGCAACGACCACATCCACCTGGCGGTCAACCTGGTGCGCGAGGACGGCACCAAGGCGTCCACCCACAACGACTACAACCGTGTCCAGCAGGTCGCTCGCGACCTCGAGCGCGAGTTCGACCTGCTGCCCCTGGTGCCCAACGAGTACGAGACCGCCCGCGCGCACACCCGCGCCGCGTGGGAGCACGCCCGCCGGACGGACGGCCGGGTGCCGTGGGACGAGCTCACTGGTGAGCTGCAGGACGCCGAGGTGAGCAAGCAGTTCGCCACCGACCAGGCCTGGCAGCGCGCCCTGACGGGCCGGGACCGGCACGGGCCGGCGGACACCGCCGAGCGTGCCTACGACCCCGCCGAGCAGGAGGCCCAGGCCCGCGGCCGCGCCCGCGCGAAGCACGAACGCAACCGCCGCCACGGCCGGGGAGAGGTGCCGTGGGAGCAGTTGCCCGCGGCCGAGAAGCACGCCCGCATCAGCGCCGAGCTGCGCGCGGACGAGCCGCGCCGCGCACTCGCCCGGACCGTGCGCGGCTGCTCCACCGCGGCCGCGGACGAGGCCGAGTTCGTGCGCCGGATGCGCCGCGCCGGTCTCCTCGTGCGGCCACGTTTCGCAGACGGCCGCACGGACGTCGTCACCGGCTACTCCGTCGCCACACGGCCCGAGGCCGGCGAGCGGGCGATCTGGTACGGCGGCGGGCACCTGGCCCGCGACCTGACCCTGCCCCGGCTGCGCCAGGCATGGCCCGACACCCCCGCGGCGGCGACCGCCGCGGCGGGGGAGTGGACCGCCGCGAAGCGCAACCGCCGCCCGGTCGCGCCCGGCCGCGAGAGCGCCGAGGTCGACCCTCGACTGTGGGAGCTGTACGCGACCGAGGTAGACGTGCTGCGCGAGCGGCTGCGCAGCGTGCCGATCCACGACCGCGACACCTGGGCCCAGGTCGCACGCGACACCGCCGGCGCTTTCGCCGCCTGGTCGAACCGCGTCGAGGCCGTGCCCGGGCCGCTCGCCGCGACGGCCGACGCGCTGGCGAAGTCGGCCCAGCTGCGCCGCCAGAGCGTGCACCCCAAGGCTTCCGGGAAGGCGTCGGTCGGGGGAGTCGCGATGCTGCTGGCGTCGGCCACCATGGCTGGCCAGGGCGCCATCGCCCAGGCGGCGATGCTGCGCCAGCTCGTCATGCTCGCCCAGGCCGTCTACGCCATGCACCGAGCCTCCGCCGAGCACCATCGGGCGGCCCACATCCGGCACGTCGCCGAGCGACGCCTGCGTGAGGTCGCAGACCGCCTGCCACCCGTACCTGCCGCCCCGGCGCACGACGACAGGGCGGCCGAGGCCGCTCGGGTCGCGGCCACGGGCCAGGTTCGGGCCCGGCCGATCGGGTCCCCGGTTCCCAACCGGATCGATCCCGCCCGCCGCCACCAGCTCGCAGGGCACGACAAGGACCGTGGACCGGAGCGGTAA
- a CDS encoding MobC family plasmid mobilization relaxosome protein encodes MVTPEEEALLLQRAEEHRVTVPRLLIESALAPTGETPTERRNAVVELFAVHRLLAGIANNVNQMARVTNVTGEVQAEMVATLRAVRRTAERIDDAVDRLGTS; translated from the coding sequence ATGGTCACGCCCGAGGAGGAGGCGCTGCTGCTGCAGCGCGCGGAGGAGCACCGGGTCACGGTGCCCCGGCTGCTGATCGAGTCGGCGCTGGCACCGACGGGGGAGACGCCGACTGAGCGACGCAACGCGGTCGTCGAGCTGTTCGCCGTGCACCGGCTGCTCGCGGGCATCGCGAACAACGTCAACCAGATGGCCCGGGTGACGAACGTGACCGGTGAGGTGCAGGCCGAGATGGTCGCCACGCTGCGCGCGGTGCGCCGCACGGCGGAGCGCATCGACGACGCTGTCGACCGGCTCGGGACGTCGTGA
- a CDS encoding ATP-dependent DNA ligase, whose protein sequence is MSSTLPEGLRGPVDLALARAVEKLPAPGTLPGGLIAEPKWDGYRASVVRDGDSTVLWSRQRKDLTRYFPDLYAAAATAVPPGCVLDGEIVVFTDGRLNFSSLQHRMTSSKRALADLIRREPASYVAFDILAVAYQDVRHLPLRDRRNLLEELASDWEPPMQISPITTDTDEARRWLDELHVTGVEGLILKGAAQPYRGSKRDWLKVKHRDTAEVVCGAVIGTLERPEALIAGLVIDGRLRIVGRTTPLHAGPARALSALLHPPAGEHPWPTRIPRGALDRFARDKEPIDITLVDPLVIEVTADVAWSGTSYRHPLRYVRARLELQIEDVIPPR, encoded by the coding sequence ATGAGCAGCACACTGCCCGAGGGACTCCGCGGCCCAGTCGACCTCGCCCTCGCCAGAGCCGTCGAGAAACTCCCGGCCCCCGGCACGCTGCCCGGCGGTCTCATCGCCGAGCCCAAGTGGGATGGCTACCGCGCGAGTGTGGTTCGCGACGGAGACAGCACCGTCCTATGGAGCCGGCAGCGCAAGGACCTCACCCGCTACTTCCCCGACCTCTACGCCGCGGCCGCCACAGCGGTGCCGCCCGGATGCGTGCTGGACGGCGAGATCGTCGTCTTCACCGACGGCCGGCTCAACTTCTCCTCGCTGCAGCACCGTATGACCAGCTCCAAGCGTGCACTGGCCGACCTCATCCGCCGCGAACCGGCCTCCTACGTCGCCTTTGACATCCTCGCCGTCGCGTACCAGGACGTGCGCCACCTCCCCCTGCGCGACCGCCGCAATCTGCTCGAGGAACTCGCCAGCGACTGGGAACCACCCATGCAGATCTCTCCGATTACGACCGACACCGACGAGGCCCGCCGGTGGCTCGACGAGTTGCACGTCACCGGCGTCGAGGGCCTGATCCTCAAGGGCGCTGCCCAGCCCTACCGCGGGAGCAAGCGTGACTGGCTCAAGGTGAAACACCGCGACACGGCAGAGGTCGTGTGCGGCGCGGTCATCGGCACCCTCGAGCGTCCCGAGGCGCTCATCGCCGGCCTGGTCATCGACGGCCGGCTCCGCATCGTCGGACGCACCACTCCCCTACACGCCGGACCCGCCCGCGCGCTCAGCGCGCTCCTGCACCCGCCCGCCGGCGAACACCCCTGGCCCACCCGCATCCCCCGCGGCGCCCTCGACCGCTTCGCACGAGACAAAGAGCCCATCGACATCACCCTCGTTGACCCCCTCGTCATCGAGGTCACCGCCGACGTCGCCTGGTCCGGCACCTCCTACCGCCACCCACTCCGCTACGTCCGCGCCAGACTCGAGCTCCAGATTGAAGACGTCATTCCGCCCCGCTGA